AAGCCGCACGATGACGTCGTTGGGGTAGAAGGCCGCGGCGATCATCCCCACCCCTTGGGCCAACTTGTCCACAAAAAAGTCGGCCTTGTTCTCGTAGCCCGGGGTGCGTTTTTCGATCTCCCGCACCAGTTTACGCAGCCGGGAATCCTTTTCGGCCTGCTTTTTCAGTTCCTGGTAATGAAGAAGGGCCAGAGGATGGATCCCGATATGGGAGCCGATGATGAATTCCAGCCGGGCCAGTCCCACCCCGTCGTTGGGGATCTGGGCCTGGCTGAAGGCCTGCTCCGGAATGCCTACATTCATCATGATCTTGGTCTTGGTGCGCGGAAGGCTTTCCAGATCGATACGCTCCACCTCGTAGGGCACTAAGCCTTCCAGCACCCGGCCTTCCTCTCCCTGAGAGCAGTCTACGGTGATCTCCTGGCCGGTCTTTACTACCTCCGTAGCGTTTCCCGTGCCCACAATACAGGGGATGCCCAGCTCCCGCGAGACGATGGCTGCATGACAGGTCCGTCCGCCCCGGTTGGTCACGATGGCCGCCGCCACCTTCATGATGGGCTCCCAGTCCGGGTCGGTCATATCCGTCACCAGGACCTCTCCGGGCTGAAACTCATGGATCTGAGAGACCTCCATGATGACCCGGGCCCGGCCCTGACCGATCTTGCTCCCCACGGCCTTGCCCACGGTAAGCACCCGGCCCTCGCCTTTGAGCTTGTAAACCTCGTAATAACGCTCCCGCTTGGCCCCGTGGACCGTCTCCGGGCGGGCCTGGACGATGAAAAGCTCCCCGGTGCCCACGGTCTTCCCGTCACCGTCCTTGGCCCACTCGATGTCCATAGGCCGGCCGTAATGCTCCTCGATGATTATGGCCCATTCGGCCAGCTTCAAAATCTCCTCGTCCGAAAGCACGAAGGACTCCCGCTCCCGCCGGGTGGTCTTCACGTCCCGCACCGGATGCTCCGGATCCCGGCTATAGACCATCTTGATGTGTTTGGAGCCCAGCTTTTTGGAGAGTATGGGACGAAAACCCTTCTTAAGGGTGGGTTTAAAGACATAAAATTCATCGGGGTTTACCTTTCCCTGAACCACATTTTCCCCCAGGCCCCAGGCCCCGGTAATGTAAACTACATCCCGGAAACCGCTTTCGGTATCCAGAGTAAACATCACCCCGGAGCAGGCCTTGTCGCTGCGGACCATCTTCTGGACGGCTACCGAAAGATAGACATTGAAATGGTCAAAGCCCTTATCTTCCCGGTAGGAGATGGCCCGGTCGGTAAAGAGCGAAGCAAAACATCTCTTGACATATTCAATAACCCTTTCGGCCCCGCGCACATTGAGATAGGTCTCCTGCTGCCCGGCAAAAGAGGCATCGGGAAGGTCTTCGGCTGTGGCCGAGGACCTTACGGCCACATCCACATTGGGCCCGTATTTTTCCTCAAGCTTCCGATAGGCCTTCTCGATTTCCTCCGCCAGCCGGGCGGGCATCTTGGCCTTGAGAATAAGCTCCCGAACCCTGCGCCCGCGCTGCTGAAGATCCTTTACATTATGGGTATCCAGCCCTTCTAAGGCCTTACGGATTTTGTCGTCCAGATGGTTTTCCCGGATAAAATACCGATAGGCCTCGGCGGTGACCGCAAAACCCTCCGGGACCCGGACCCCCTTGGGGGTAAGGTTGCGATACATCTCCCCCAGGGAAGCGTTCTTCCCTCCTACTAGCGGCACATCCTTGATCCCTATCTCCTCAAACCAGAGAATAAGCGGGGCTTCGGCCATGGAAAAGACCTCCTTAAAAATTTTTGAAAAACTTTGGAAATTTCCAAAAAGAAAGGGGATTTGAAGGAAGAATAAGAGGCTCCGTCTTGCTTACTTCGGCGTTTTCGGCCATCCCAATCGGCCAAAACTGGTATTTTTCAAGTTGTGAGACACCATAACAAGTTGTCCGCTATGGTGTCAAGTTTAGGAAATGAGGACCTCGGGATCAAACTTTGAAGCGGATGTAAAGGATGTCCCCGTCTTTTACGGGGTAGTCCCGGCCTTCAAGGCGCACCAGGCCCTTCTTGCGGGCCTCGGAAAGGCCGGAAAGGGCCCGATAGTCCTCAAAGTTGATCACTTCGGCAGCGATAAAACCTCGGGCCATATCGGTATGAATTTCGGCTGCGGCCTCCAGGGCTGTAGCTCCCCGGCGAAGGGTCCGGGCCCGGGCCTCCTTTTCGTTCACGGTGTAAAAGGTGATCAGGTTTAAAAGCCCGTAGGCCTCCCGGATGACCCGCCAAAGTCCGGGCTCCGCAAGGCCGTAGGCCGCAAGCATCTCCCTACGTTCTTCCGGAGAAAGCTCCGCCAGCTGGGCCTCGAGTTCCGCACAGAGAGGAATAAGGGGCACTCCTTCGTTCCGGGCCCGCTCCGCAAGACGCACCAAATGAGGATTTTCCCTCCCCTCCGGAAGGTCCCCCTCTCCCAGATTGGCCACCCAGAGGACCGGTTTAAGCGTAAGCAGAAAGAGGGTCCGAAAGGCATACTCCAGGGTCTCGGGAGGAATCTTTTCCCGATGCTTGCGCAGGGGCTCCACCTCGGAAAGGATCCGCCGGAGGATCTCTAGATGCCGGTATTCCTCTCCTGCGGCCCGATCACCGCTTCGGGCGGCCTTTTCCACCTTGGAAAGTCTCCTTTCCACCGTCTCCAGATCCTTGGCGATGAGTTCCACTTCCAGGATCTCGAGATCCCGCACCGGATCCACCGCCCCCTCCACGTGAACCACCTCCGGGTCCTCAAAGCACCTTAAGACCACCGCCAGAGCCTCCACCTCCCGGATATGGGCCAGAAACTGATTGCCCAGCCCCTCTCCCCGGCTGGCGTGGCGCACCAGACCGGCAATATCCACGAACTCCACCGTGGCCGGCACCGCCTGGGCCGCCCCCTCCCGCTCGGCCAGGATCTTTACCCTCTCGTCCGGGACCTCCACCACCCCTATATTGGGATCTATGGTGCAGAAGGGATAATTGGCCACCTCCGCCCGGCTCCCCTCCACCAGGGCATTAAAAAGGGTGGACTTTCCCACATTGGGCAGGCCTACGATCCCCACCCGAACTCCCACTTTGTTTTCCCTCCTTCCCGGCCCTTGAAGGCCTTCCGGTTTTGCCAAAGTTTTGAATTCCGTCTAAACTTTCGGGAAATGAGTGCCGAAAGCATCCTTCAGGATAAGGTCCTGGTTCTCAATCGCTACTACCAGGCCATCCAGATTACCACCGTCCTGCGGGCCATCTGCCACCTGGTCAAGGGCACAGCCAAGGTCATTACCCCGGACTGGACCACCCACACCCTGGAGGAGTGGATCGAGGCCAGCCGCTTTTACGACAACGGCCGCCTCATCCGCAGCCCTTCCCTCTCCCTGGTAGCCCCGGATGCCATCTATCTTACCACCTACGACCGTCTTCCCAAGATGGAGGTGGTCTTCAACCGGGCCAATCTTTTCATGCGCGACCAATATACCTGCCAGTACTGCGGAAAATCCGTCAAGAACCCCAAAGATCGCACCATCGATCATGTCCTCCCCCGATCTCGGGGAGGAAAGACGGTGTGGACCAACGTGGTCCTCTGCTGCCGGAAGTGCAATCTCAAAAAAGGAGATCGGACCCCGGAAGAGGCCGGGATGCGTCTTCTCAAAAAGCCCGAGGCCCCCAAGTGGCAGAGTCTTTTCTGGGAGAAATTTCCCGAGGAAAAACGCCGGGTCTGGGAACCCTTCCTGAACTTTGCCGGACTCTATCCGGACTCCTGAAAGAGTTCCCGGGTATGGAGGATCACCAGGAGCCTTTCCGGAAGCTGACACACCCAGCGCACAAAACGCCTTTCCATCCCCTCGATCTTTTCCGGAGGCTCTTCTATGCTCTCCACCGGCACCTCCAAGATGTCCCCGATCCTTTCCACCAGGAGGCTCACCTTATCCTCGTCCTCATCTCGCACAATGAGGTTGTATTCCGCGGCGTTTTCCCCATCCAGACCGATCCTCCGGGCCAGATCGATGGCCGTAAGGACCTGCCCCCGCAGGTTCACGATCCCCCGGATATAAGCCGGGGCCAGGGGAACGGGTGTGATCTCCAGCTTCCGGTTAATCTCCACCACCTCCGAGATCGGAAGCCCAAAATAGAATTCTCCCAGCCAGAAAGTCACGAAGGTCTCCGTCTTTTCTCCTAGGGCCAGAGTCCTCTCACTGCTGGGTACCGGCAGCTCCACCATAAGCCTCCTCCATCAGGTGATAGAATTCTTGCAAAAGTTCCTGGGCCTTCGGGGGATAGGCCTCCGGGAACCAGACCTCGAACTGTAGAATGAGGTTCCCTCGGCGGCCATCGCTTCCGAAGGGCCCGCGATGAGAAAGTACCAGCCGGGCCCCCGAGGGAAGGCCCCGGGGAAGTTCGATCTCTTCCGGGCCTTCCAGGGTCTCCACCTGGACCTTCCCTCCCAGGGCCGCCTTCCAGAAGGGGACCCTTACCCTCAGCACCAGGTCTTCTCCTTCAAAATACAGATCCTCCTCCCGACGCAGGAGGACCTCCAGATATACATCCAGCCCCGGCCCCCCGGGTCTCCGGGGCACGAAAAGCAGATCCCCCTCCCGCACTCCGGGAGGGATATGGACCAGGACCTCCTTTTCCCCACGGATCTCACCCTTTCCCCGACACTGGGGGCAGGGGGAAAGCCAGATCTCCCCTTCCCCCCGGCATCGGGGGCAGAGACTCCGGTAAGGGCCTTCCTCAAGGACCAGCCCCCGGCCTTTACAGACCTCACAGCGCACCTTCTTTCCCCAGGGATCACGGCCTCCGCCTCCGCAGTGACTGCAGGGGACTGGCTCTTCCGGCACCCTGACCCTCTTTTCCGTGCCCAGGGCCGCCTCCCGAATGGTAAGCTCTATAAAAGAAAGAAAATAGTCTCCCCGGCCAGGTCGCTCCCTTAGGATCTGAACCCGCTCTCCCTCCCCGTAGCGCTGTCGCAGTTCTTGATAGGCCTCCTGGAGCCGAAGATAGCGCTCCGGATCTCCTCCCCGGTCCGGATGCCACTCCTTGACCCGCCGGAGATAGGCCCGGCGAATCTCCTCCCAGCCGGCCCCGGGGGAAAGCCCCAGGATCCTGAGAAGTTCCCCCTCCCTCAAGCTGCGGCCTCCTTAAGCCGGGATTCCTCCAGGAGCCGCTCCACCGCGGAAATCACCGCCTGCCGGTCAAGCTTAATCTGAAATTCGTCGGCCCCGGCTTCCCGGGCCTTGCGGTAAATCTCCTCCCCGGAAAGACTGGTAAGAACCATAACGGGAAGATTCCGGAACCTCTCGTCCGATCGGACCTTTTTGGCAAGTTCGATCCCGTCCATCTCCGGCATCTCTATATCCGTGATGAGGAGGTCGTAGGACTCCTGCTGGAGCTTTTCCCAGGCCTCCCGACCGTTTGAGGCCAGGTCCACCTCAAAGCCCGCGGCCTCCAGATAATTCCTGACCAGTCCGGCATAGAAGGTGGAATCCTCGGCGTAAAGGATCCGCCGCGGCTCAGCCACCTCCCGGCGCTGGAACCACTCAGGGTCGTACATCTCGATGATCTTATAAATGTCCACAAAGATGGTCGTGCGGCCGTTCAGGATGCGATTGCCGAGAATCCCCTCCGTGTGGTAAATGTCCTCGTCCAGCTCAAGGTCGGTCTCGAGGCTGTCCACGATCTCCGAGACCAGAACCGCCACCCGCTTCTCTCCCTCCTCGAAGAGAAGAAGGTTGTACTCCTCCTGCTCCGGAAGGGGCTGAATAGGGAGATAATTCTCCAGCCGGATCACCGGGACCGAGCGCCCCTTGTACTGGACCACTTCCTTTCCTCCCACAAATTCCAGATCTTCCGCCTTGACCTTGTCCAGCCGGGAGACCAGGGAGAGCGGAAGGGCAAATTGTTCCTGGGGATGGACCTTGAAAAGAAGTACGAATTGTTTTTCTTCAGTGACCCTGCGGACCCCCTCTTCTTCCAGGAGACGGCGGGCCTCCTCGGCCTTAAAGCCCACATACCGCGAAAGCCCCACCACATCGAGAATCAGGGCCACCTTTCCGTCCCCCATGATGGTGGCCCCGGCATAGACCGGAATCCCTTTGAGAAGTCTCCCCAGGGGTTTGACCACAATCTCCTCCGAGTCCCGCACCTCGTCCACCAGGAGCCCAAAATCTATGGTTCCGGTGGTAAGAATGGCCAGACTCCGGGCCTCTCCGTCTGGAAGCCCCAGGATTTTGGCCAGCCGCACAATGGGGATGATTTCTCCGCGGAGGCGATAGAATTCCGAATCCCCGATGCGGTGGATTTCCTCCTGGCTCTCGAGATTCACCAGTTCTTTGAGGCCCACCTGGGGGATGGCGTAGCGCTCCCCTCCGGAAAGCACGATCAGAGCCGGAACGATGGCCAGGGTGAGTGGGATCTTGATGCGCACCGTGGTCCCGGCCCCTTTGACGGTCTGGATCTCCACACTTCCCCCCAGGCGCTCGATGTTGGTCTTGACCACATCCATGCCCACCCCGCGGCCGGAGATGTTGGTGACCTTCTCCGCGGTGGAAAAGCCGGGACGGAAAATGAGATTCAGGGCCTCCCTTTCCCCCATCCGCGAGGCCTCTTCCGGGGAGATGAGGCCTCTTTCCACGGCCTTGCGTTTGATCTTTTCTACATCTATTCCCCGGCCGTCATCTTCGATCTCCACCACCACCTGACCGCCCTCATGATAGGCCCGCAGGACCAAGGTCCCCACCTGGGGTTTCCCCACCTGGGCCCTTTCTTCCGGGGACTCGATCCCGTGATCCACGGAATTGCGGACCAGGTGGGTCAAAGGATCCTTGATGGCCTCAATAATGGAACGATCCAGTTCGGTATCGGCCCCTTCAATATGGAGATTGATCTTTTTGCCGGTAGAGCGGGCCAGATCCCGCACGATCCTCGGGAACTTATTGAAAAGATTCCCGATGGGCTGCATGCGGGTCTTCATGATGGTTTCCTGCATCTCCGTGGTCACCAGGGAGAGGTTCTGGGTAGCCCGCAGGAGCTCGGGGTCGGCCTTCTCTCCGGCTAGCTGCACCAAGCGATTTCGCGCCAGGACCAGCTCTCCGGCCAGATTCATGAGATGATCCAGGAGTTTCACATCCACCCGAATGTGGGTCTCGGCAAAGGAGACCTGAGGCGGGGCCTTGGGGGTCTTAGGTTCCTCGGGCCGGGCCTCCGAGGGGGCCGGAGGCCTTTCTTCGGAAGGCTTTTCTTCCCGGACGGGTTCTTCCGCCGGAGGGGCCTCCTCAGGCCCTTTGGCCTCCGCAGAGGGTTCCGGGGGGGCTTCCTCAGAAGGAACCTCCTCGGAGGGGGGCTGGGTCTCCTCCTTCGGAGCCTCTTCCTTTGGGGCCTCCCCCTGGGCCCGCCGGGCGATCTTTTCCGCAAAGTTGCTGAGCTCTACCAGAAAATCCAAATAGGTCTCGTCCACCGGCTCCTGCTTGTGGTCCTCAAGATGGGCGATGATGGCCTTGATGTGATCTACCGCCCGGAGCAACATGTCGATGATCTCCTCGTCGGCCACCACCAGCCCGTCCCGCAGTTTGGAAAGGATATCTTCGGCAAAATGGGCGATCCCCTCCAGGGTCTTGAAGCCGAAAAAGCCCGCCGTCCCCTTAAGGGTGTGCATGGTCCGAAAGATGCTCTTGAGGATCTCCGTATTCTGGGGATCCTGCTCAAGCTCCACAAATTCTTCATCAAGCTTCTCCAGGCTCTCCTTGGCCTCGGTGAGAAAATCTTTAAGGACCTCTTCTTCAAAGGACATGGCCTCCTCCTTAGTCCTTTCTGCGGAAACAGACCGTCTTTCCCAAAATCTTCTTTTCCATATCCGGGGGGAGGCCGGGAGGGAACTCCGTGGCCCCCAAGATGAGGTATCCCCCCGGATTCAATACCCGGCAGAGGTTTTCCCAGACGCGCTTTTTCATCGCCGGGGCAAAGTAGATCAGCACATAGCGGCAGAGGATCACATCAAAGCTCCCCACGCCCCGCAGGGGCTCCACTAGGTTTATTTTCCGAAATTTTACCAGATTTTTCAACTCTTCGGCGACCTTCCAGTGCGATCCCGTCTGTTTGAAATATTTTACCAGAAAGGTCACCGGAAGACCCCGGTTGACCTCGATCTGGGTATAGACTCCCTCCCGGGCCTTCTTGAGCGCACTTTCCGAGATGTCCGAGGCCAGGATCTCTACCCGCCAGGAGCTCACCAGATCCGGAAAATATTCCTTGAGGAGAATGGCCAGGCTATAAGGCTCCTGACCAGTGGAGCAGGCCGCCGACCAGAAGGTGAGCCTTTTAAGGCCGGACCTCTTTTCCTTTAATTCCGGAATAATGTGTTTTCTCAGGGACTCAAAGGGGTGTTGATCCCGAAAAAAGTAGGTCTCGTTGGTAGTAAGGGCGTCCACGATCTGCTCCAGAAGCTGGCGCGTGAGCTTGCTGCGAGCCACCTGATAGAGCTCTTCATGATCCCGGTAGCCCAGGGAGCGGGCCAGCTCGTTCAGGCGGTTTTCCACCAGATATTCCTTGCCGGTTTTGAGAGAGATACCGCTGACCTTTTCCACCAGTAGAGTGAAAAAATCGAAGATCTCCGGCCTCATGCTCTTCCCTTTCCTAAAAAGATCTCCTGGAGCTTAATAGGTATCTCCGAAAGGGGCAGAATCAGGTCCGCCAGCCCCGCTTCGACCACCGCCCGGGGCATCCCGTAAACGGTGGAGGTTTTCTCGTCTTGGGCGATAACCAGTCCTCCCTTCTCTTTAATCTTGCGGGCCCCCTCACGGCCGTCCTGGCCCATTCCGGTGAGAACCACAGCCACCGCAGTGCCGTTATAGACCTTGGCCAGGGACCGAAAGAGGGGATCCACCGCCGGACGACAACCGTTTTCCGGGGGGCCCTGGTGGAGATAGATGGTTTTAGTCCTCCCCGAACCCCGCACCTCCATGTGATAGTCGCCCGGGGCCACATAGACCGTGCCCTTCACCACCGGCTCCCCGGAGCGGGCCTCTTTTACCCGCAGGGCCGAACGCTGATCCAGGCTCTGGGCCAACTGGGCGGTAAAAAGCGGGGGCATATGCTGGACCAGGAGTATCGGGGCCGGGAAGTTCGCCGGAAGCCGGGGCATGATCTCCATGAGGGCCCTAGGGCCTCCGGTGGAAACCCCGATTCCCACCACGGAATAAACCCCAGGGGAGAGCACCCGGGGCCTCGGAGGGGCCGGCCGGCGGGGAAGAATCGGCTTGCGGACCGCAGGCACCGCGGCCCGGATCTTGGGAAGGAGTTCGGACTTTATGCGGGTTAAACTATCGAAAAGGTTGGCCCCTTTGGGCTTGGTCACGAAATCGAAGGCCCCGAGAGATAGGGCCTCTAAGGTTTCCCGGGCCCCCTTTTCCGTAAGGGTGGAAAACATGATTACCTTGGCCCGGGGCACCAGACGGCAGATCTCCCGCAGGGCCGAAAGGCCATCCATCACCGGCATCTCGATGTCCAGGGTGATCACATCTGGACGCAGGGCCTGGGCCAGCTCCACGGCTTCCCTCCCGTCCCGGGCCTCGCCCACTACCTCGATATCCGGCTCCTTGGAAAGGACCTCTTTGAGAAGCCTCCGGATGACCGGAGAGTCATCCACGATGAGGACTCGAATCACAGGGCCTCCTCCAGGAGAAAACGGATCTTGGCCTCGAGCATATCCTTGTCAAAGGGTTTCATGAGGTATTCGTTGGCCCCGGCCATGATGGCCTCAATAACACTCTGTTGCTGATTTTCGGTGGTGACCATCATGATCTTGATCTCCTTCCAGTCCGGATTGGCCCGTACGGCCTTAAGGAACTCGTAGCCGTTCATTACCGGCATGTGCCAGTCCAGAAGAATGAGGCGCACGTCTGGGTGTTCCTTGAGCCTTTCCAGGGCCTCCTTTCCGTTTTCGGCCTCCACCACCTCAAAGCCCAGCTCCTCCAGATACTTTCTTTCGATCTGGCGGATGGGCTTGGAGTCGTCCACCACCAGGGCTTTCATGAAAGCCTCCTACCAGTCGCGCGGTTTGGCCCAGATCTCCCGGACCTTGAGGTGAAAAAATCGATTGGAAGGCATAGCCCGAATCAGGGCCGCGGTATCCGCCCCCCGGGCCGTCCCGGCCACGGCCACTACATCTTCGGGAGGAATAAGTCCGGCATCACAGGCCATAAGTACAATTTCTACACAGACCTTAAGACCCTGGCCGAAAATCCTCAGGGTGTTGGCCACCAGGTCCTGCTGGGAATAGTGCAGGAGCTCTCGGATGGCGGTTCCCAGGTTTCGAAAGACCATGGTTCCGGTATATACCACCGCGCCAAGGGATTCAATCTCTCGGCGAGTCTCCGGAGTCATCTCCAGGGTCCCCGGCTCCCGGAAACCTACGTTGTGGGTCACCACCACCACTTTAAGCCCCAGGGGACAGAGTTCGCGGGCCGCCAGAAGCCCTGTGTCCCCGAAAGTAGAGGCCACCACCACATGCCGCAGGCCCCTCTTGGGGGCCTCTTCCTTGACCAGTTGGATTACGGCCTCGGTATTGTGTTTTCCGGCCTTCTCCAAAATCAACATGGCTATCCCTCCCTAGCCAGGATTACTCCCGGCTCATAATAGCCTTTTTCCAGGGTGATCTCCGGTACAAAGCCTCTCTCCAGCAAGGCCCCTCGCAGTTCAGAAAGGGCCTCTCGGGCCAACTTCAGGGTCTCCTCCCTTGAAAAATAAAAATGCAATCCCAGGTGCTGATCCTGAGCCTGCAGAAGGACCTCTACCAGCCCCAGCTCCGAAAGGAAAAGGCGGAGGTAAAAATAGCGCTCTTTCCGTCCTTCCTTTTGCCCCTCGGCCTCAAGGAGACCCCAGGAAAGACGATCGGCAAAGACAAAGGGAAGCACCAAGGCCCCCTCGGAAAAAAGATGCCGAAAAAATTGAACGAGGTCTTTCTGAGAATGGAAAGCTTCGCTTTTTTCCCGGAGGATCTCTCTTTTTTCTTCCTTTAGGGCCTCCACCAGCAAGGCCACCAGAGGGGCCAGGCCTTCTTTTTCCGAGACCGCCGGAAGTTCGGAGGGAAATTCAGCCGCAGCCTGAGGCAAGAGGGCCAGAAGATATTTCAGCCGAGAGAGCGGCCGCCCCCCTTCCCGCCCCTCTACCAGATGAAGAAGAAGCGGAGGCCCGGTAGAGACCACTCTTACCCGCAGGCTTTCTCCCGGACGAAAGGCCTCCGGAAAGAGACTTCCGGCCAGGCGGGCCTGAAAGCGCTCCCCTCCGGTCTCTAAGGTCAGGGTCTTGCCTTCTACCTCGATCACCCGCACCGTAAGCTCCCTTCCGGGCTGGGAAAAGAGAGGGACCAGATTTTCGGGAAGATAGGTTACCGGAGCCGGAGTGATGACCCTCACAGCCCCTCCTTAAATCTTTCGAGCGAGATCAGAAGCTCCACTTCCCCTTCCGAGAGGGAAAGGCGACGAGCAATCTCCGCGGGGGAAACCCCCTCCCGATAAAGCCTTACCACCTCCTTCCGCAAATCCTTTCGCCCCTCACCGGAGCGCTCCCAGGCCTCGGCCCCGGCCGCAAGGGCTCTTTCCAGGCGCCGAAAGATCTTCTTTTCCTCCTCCAGATAGCGGGAAAGATCCTCGATCAAGCCCTCAAGGAGGGAAAGTTTTTCCGCAAGCCTCGGGGAGGTTTCCACCGGTCGCAGGCGGTAAAAAAGGAGCCCGATAAGAATTAACATGAGGAGATCCAGGAAAACCTGCCCCCAGAGATAGATCTCCATTCCGGACTCAAACCGTAACATCGACCACCTGGCCCTTGCCGTTTTCCGGAGGCCTCTCCTCGGGGCCTTCTTTTTTCGGCTTAGAGGGAGGTCTCCTTCCGGAATCCCTTTCCCGCGGGGGACGTTCTTCGAATTCCGCCGGTGGAAGAAGGGGCCGGATATGGGAAGGCTTCTCCACCCGATCGGGCATGGGCCCTCCTTAAAATTTTATTTCAGGATGTAACCCCGGACCTCGATCTCTTTGGGGACCAGCCCTTCCGGGGCCCGGGTTCGAAAGACCTCAAAGAGGGCCTCCCGGATCTTGGCCACCCCCTCTGGAGACCGCCAATAATAGAAGGGAATCCCCCGAAAGGTATCGTAGATCAAAC
This portion of the Thermosulfurimonas marina genome encodes:
- a CDS encoding response regulator, with the translated sequence MKALVVDDSKPIRQIERKYLEELGFEVVEAENGKEALERLKEHPDVRLILLDWHMPVMNGYEFLKAVRANPDWKEIKIMMVTTENQQQSVIEAIMAGANEYLMKPFDKDMLEAKIRFLLEEAL
- a CDS encoding pyruvate kinase alpha/beta domain-containing protein, whose translation is MLILEKAGKHNTEAVIQLVKEEAPKRGLRHVVVASTFGDTGLLAARELCPLGLKVVVVTHNVGFREPGTLEMTPETRREIESLGAVVYTGTMVFRNLGTAIRELLHYSQQDLVANTLRIFGQGLKVCVEIVLMACDAGLIPPEDVVAVAGTARGADTAALIRAMPSNRFFHLKVREIWAKPRDW
- a CDS encoding flagellar hook-length control protein FliK, which translates into the protein MRVITPAPVTYLPENLVPLFSQPGRELTVRVIEVEGKTLTLETGGERFQARLAGSLFPEAFRPGESLRVRVVSTGPPLLLHLVEGREGGRPLSRLKYLLALLPQAAAEFPSELPAVSEKEGLAPLVALLVEALKEEKREILREKSEAFHSQKDLVQFFRHLFSEGALVLPFVFADRLSWGLLEAEGQKEGRKERYFYLRLFLSELGLVEVLLQAQDQHLGLHFYFSREETLKLAREALSELRGALLERGFVPEITLEKGYYEPGVILAREG
- a CDS encoding DUF6115 domain-containing protein, with translation MLRFESGMEIYLWGQVFLDLLMLILIGLLFYRLRPVETSPRLAEKLSLLEGLIEDLSRYLEEEKKIFRRLERALAAGAEAWERSGEGRKDLRKEVVRLYREGVSPAEIARRLSLSEGEVELLISLERFKEGL